DNA from Campylobacter sp. CNRCH_2014_0184h:
TATAGATAAACGCATATTTGCATGAGAAAAATACGCACTTATACCACCGTCTTTAAACTCGCACAAAGCATGCACTAAAGATTTTCTTTCTATCAAAGCATCTATTTGTTCAATACCATAAAGATGATAAGCTTCGATGATTTCAAAAAGCTTATTGCACATACTAGCACTATCTATGGTGATCTTAGCTCCCATGCTCCAGTTGGGGTGCTTAAGAGCTTCTTTTATGCTGACATTTTTTAAATCTTTGATTTTATAATTATAAAAGGCTCCGCCACTTGCTGTGATGAAAAGCTTTTTAATGTTTTTTCTTTTATCTATCAAGCACTTTAATGCTGCGTGTTCACTATCTATGGCTTTAATCTTAGAAGTGTCAAAAAATTTCCCTGCTACTACTAGGCTTTCTTTATTTGCCAAGGCTAAAGTTTTACCAAGCTTTTGCGCCATAAGACTTGAGTTTAACCCTGCAAAACCTACTATAGCATTTACCACCAAAGTGCTTTTACACTCAGCTATCATCGCTTTTAAGCCTTCTTGGCCACAAAAAATCTTATCATGATCAACCAAGGTTTTATCTTTTTCATCTTGTATGCATACAAATTTAGGCTTAAAAAGAGCTATTTGCTCATTTAAAAGCTTGATATTTTTACCACAAGATAAGGCTTCTATGCTTATGTTTTTTTCTTTGGCAATAAAAAGAGTATTAACCCCTATACTTCCTGTGCTTCCAAGTACAATCATACCAAAGTTGCCATTGCAAATGCCGCAATGATAACAGCATCAATTCTATCTAAAACTCCCCCATGTCCTGGGATTAAATTACCGCTATCTTTAATGCCTGCTTGTCTCTTAAAATAACTCTCAAGCAAATCCCCTATCACAGCAAAAATAGCTACGATTAAAGATATATAAATACTTTTTACTAAGCTAAATTCAAAAGAACCTATGATAGTTCCTAAAATCCCTGCGCAAACTATGCCACCTACTACACCTTCTAAAGTTTTATTTGGGCTTGTTGGAGAAAAAGCTCTCTCACCAATGAGCTTTCCTATAAAATACGCCCCACTATCACAAGCAACGACAATCACTATAAGCCAAAATAATACAAACATACCCTCATAGCTTAATACTTGATAAAGCATTAAAATAGGCAAAGTAGGATATATATAAGGCATAAGTTCATTTAAATTTTCACTTTTTTTATAAACCAAATATCCTAAAATCAAAATCAAAGCCATAAAGCCTATAAAGAAAGGTTTATCTAAAAATGCTCCTATTGCAAAAATACACAAAGCTACAAAGGCACTTGCATGTTTGCTTTTAAACATAGCTTTTGCTTCATTAAATGCCAAAAACAATAAAACACCAAAAATAGCAAAATTAATCAAAAAATTATCTACTAAAGCAACAACAGCTATCACAGCTATCATCACAATAGCACTAAGAATTCTTGTCTTTGAAAACATTTTTATCCTTTCTATATACTTAAATCAAGCAAATGAGAGCTTTTTTTAGCCACTTCTTGCTCTTTTTCTTCTTGCTCATCTTTTTCTTCTTGTTCTTGATGATGTTTAGAATGCTTCTTTTCTTCCTCTTGTCTTTCTTTTATCTCATCACTTACTTCGTGAGTTTGATTAACTTTTTCAAGTTTTTCAACCGCCTTTTCCTTTGCTTGAAACTCACTCATATTTACCAAAGTCGCAAAAGAGTCTTTTGCTAGTTCATTGCTCACTTGTGCTGAATGCACTGGTGCATTTTGGTTAGCATAATTAACACCACCTATGGGACTTATAGGCATATTCACTCCTTTAAAATGCTTATAGTCTTATAATTTGTATAATTTACAAAAGCCTTCTCTCTAACTTTAACAAAATTCTTACTCGTATAATCGACCAAATAAGTTCCAGAACTTAGCTTGGAAAATTCCACACAAAGCTTTGCGGCAAATTCTAGCACTAATTGACTTATTTTTAATTTATTTGAAGTAATGATCACATGTGCACTAGGATAATCTTTCACATGCAACCAAATATCATCTTTTTTAGCTATTTTTAATAAATACTCATTAGCTTTTTCATTGCGTCCTACACTGATTTTAAACTCATCAAAATAAAAGCTACTAACCCCTGCGTTTAACTCTTCTTTTTTGGTTTTTTTACTTTTTTTAGGCATTAAAACTTCTAATTCTCGTAAAGAAGCGCTTTTAGCAATTAAATCTTTTAAATTGATTAAAAAATCAAGTTTTTCACTTAAAATTTCTCTTTCTATATTAATATTTTTAGCCTTTTGTTTTAGCTTTTTAGCCATTTTGTAAAATTCATTTGCACTATTTTTAGGTGTATCTTCAAGCTTAAAAGCAAGCTCACTTGCATTAAAATCTTGCAAAATAAATTCTCTTTGATAATCTTTTAAAGAATTTAAATTAGCAAATAAAACATCTGCCTTTTGACTTAACTCTTGAGCTTTTTTTAATAAATTGCTTTCTTGTTCTAAATTTTCTATACTCTCTTTAAGGGTAAAAATTTTTTTATCTACATTTAAAAGTTTATTTTCTTTTATATCTTTTAAGCGCTCTTGCTGTAACTTTTTAGCACTTTCTTTAAAATACACATTAAAATCATCAATCTTTACAAATTCTTCTTTGATCTCATAAGCTTTTAAAGCTTGGAGTTTTTCACCTATTTTTACAATACGATAACTTTTATCTATATGACGCAAAGCTTCTATGATAATATCATTAGTATCTGTAATGATGACATTGGTGTTTTTTCCTGTAAATTCAAAATAAATCTTAGCCCCATAAGCTTTGTAAGATTTTTCTGATAAAACTTCAAAAGATAAAATTCTATTATTTTCTAATACTTCTAAATTTAAAATCTTTGCATTAGAAAAGTATTTTTTTAACATAAAATCAAAAGGTGCATTATAAGCTTTTGCTTGGAGCTTATCTTGGTAAATTCCACTTTTTCCACGTGTTAAATCTAGTATAAAAGCTTGATGATCTAAGCTAAGCTCTAAGATATTATCATCAAGACGTTTGAGATAATTTAGCCTTTGAAATTGTTTAAAATAATCTTTTATTTGTATTAAATCTGTATATTTCATAAATGTATTATAAAATATTTTGATGAATTTATGAGGTTTTTATGAGTGAAAAAATTCCCTATCCTTGCGTGATTTTATGTGGCGGAAAGTCTTCACGCATGGGAGAAGATAAAAGCTTATTGCAAGTAGATGATAAAAACTTAACTCTTTATCAATATGAAAAAATGTCAAGAATTTTTAATCAAGTTTTTATTAGTACTAAAAAAGATAAATTTCATCAAAAAAACTTAGCGCTTATTTTAGATGAGGATTTAAACAACTACTCCCCACTCATTGCCTTAAATTCCATACTCAAACATTTTCAAAACACCTATGTATTTATCCTTAGCGTGGATAGCCCAAACATAAGCAAAGAAAGTATTTTCAAACTTTTTCATCATCTAAAATCACAAAATGTACTCTTAGCAAGCACAAAAAAACACAAGCATTATTTATGTGGATTTTATCATAGTAGAAATTTTGAAAAAACTTTGCAATTTTTACAAGAAAATAACCACAAACTAGCTCTTTTTTGTGATACAATGAAAGCAGAATTTATAGATTTTAAAAATGAAAATGAGTTTATAAATTTAAATTATTTTAACGAATACAAAAAGTGGCTTCATGAAAAAGACAATCTTACCCATAATATGTGCTTTTAGTGCTTTAGCAAATGAAGATTTAATCAATCAAGCCTTAGAATATGAAAGACAAGGTGAGTATAAAAAGGCTATGCAAATTTATAAAAGCTTAGCTTTAAAAGATACAGCAAAAACAAAAAATTTAGAACTTTCTCTTAACAATGAGCAAAATGCAACAAAAGAACATAAAATAGATGATTTTAACCCAAGAAGCGAAGCTTTAGCAAATTATCTTGGCACAGAAAAATCATACAATCCTTTTGGTATTAGCACACATAATCTTAGCTATTTTATGCCTGTTTCTTATAGTTTTAGCAAAAGAGATTATAAAAGCACTGAAACTAAATTTCAAGTAAGTCTTAAAAAAACTCTTTTTGAAAATCTTTTGGGTTTAAATGAAAGTTACAACATAGCTTATACACAAATTTCGTGGTGGCAGCTTTATGAGCATTCATCACCTTTTAGGGAGACTAATTATTTGCCTGAATTTTTCATCAATTTTCCTGTAAGTGGGCATGGAGCTTTTGAAAATTTAAAAAATGTACGCGTTGGTTTATTACACGAATCAAACGGGCAAGATGACCCAAAATCAAGATCTTGGAATAGAATTTATCTAAGCAATGCATGGTTTTTTGGGGACTTTGTGTTCATACCTAGGGTTTGGCTAAGAATTCCTGAAAAAAGCTCAGAGGATGATAATCCTGATATAGAAAAATATTTGGGTAATTTTGATATCAATCTTGCTTATACTCAAGATGACTATTTTATCAATATCTTATGGCGTAATAATTTAAATTTTGCTAATAACCGCGGTGCAGTGGAAATAAGCGGAGCTTATAAAATCTCTAACAATGGCTTGTATATTTACACTCAATATTTTAACGGATATGGTGAGAGTCTTATTGAGTATAATAAATCTTCAAGCAGACTCTCAAGCGGAATTTTGCTAATGTATTAAAGCAAACAAAACGCTATAACACTACCTAAGATAAGCAAAGAGCCATTAAAACATAAAAATGTTGGTATACAAGTATCTTTTATATGATCACCTTGCTTATCTGCATTAAGCCCTACGCTCACTCCTAAAGTTGTTTCACTAGCAGGCGATCCTGCATCACCTAAAGCTCCAGCAACACCGATGATAAAAATAATCGCAGCAGGTGAAAAACCAAGCTCTATACATATAGGGCAAAATAAGGCAGCGATGATAGGAATAGTACCAAAAGAACTGCCTATGCCTATGGTGATTAAAAGCCCTATGGCTAGCATGATAAAAATAGCTAAAAAGTGACTTTGTGCCATAAAAGGCACGCTTGTTTTTACAAGCTCAGCTATACCACCACTTTGTTTTAAAACCTCCCCATACCCTGAAGCAACAAGCATTACAAAAGCTATATAACCCATAATCTTAAGCCCATCATCAAAGACTAGATTAACTTTATTATACTCTACCCCACCTAAAACCACCATCAATACAAAACCTAAAAGCCCTGATAAAGGTAAATTATGCGTTAAAATTTGCAAAATCAAAGTCAGCAAAAGACCAGCTAAAACGCCCCATTCTTTTTTACTCATTT
Protein-coding regions in this window:
- the dxr gene encoding 1-deoxy-D-xylulose-5-phosphate reductoisomerase, whose amino-acid sequence is MIVLGSTGSIGVNTLFIAKEKNISIEALSCGKNIKLLNEQIALFKPKFVCIQDEKDKTLVDHDKIFCGQEGLKAMIAECKSTLVVNAIVGFAGLNSSLMAQKLGKTLALANKESLVVAGKFFDTSKIKAIDSEHAALKCLIDKRKNIKKLFITASGGAFYNYKIKDLKNVSIKEALKHPNWSMGAKITIDSASMCNKLFEIIEAYHLYGIEQIDALIERKSLVHALCEFKDGGISAYFSHANMRLSIAQAILDEHDQSFIENLDLLAIPSLKFEKISLKKYPIFSLKDELLKEPDLGVIINSANECMVYQFLAQKVQFLDIAKGIFKALDHFGVPKINQIEDVFEYDKQVRLYLDKEMK
- a CDS encoding phosphatidate cytidylyltransferase; protein product: MFSKTRILSAIVMIAVIAVVALVDNFLINFAIFGVLLFLAFNEAKAMFKSKHASAFVALCIFAIGAFLDKPFFIGFMALILILGYLVYKKSENLNELMPYIYPTLPILMLYQVLSYEGMFVLFWLIVIVVACDSGAYFIGKLIGERAFSPTSPNKTLEGVVGGIVCAGILGTIIGSFEFSLVKSIYISLIVAIFAVIGDLLESYFKRQAGIKDSGNLIPGHGGVLDRIDAVIIAAFAMATLV
- a CDS encoding NFACT RNA binding domain-containing protein; its protein translation is MKYTDLIQIKDYFKQFQRLNYLKRLDDNILELSLDHQAFILDLTRGKSGIYQDKLQAKAYNAPFDFMLKKYFSNAKILNLEVLENNRILSFEVLSEKSYKAYGAKIYFEFTGKNTNVIITDTNDIIIEALRHIDKSYRIVKIGEKLQALKAYEIKEEFVKIDDFNVYFKESAKKLQQERLKDIKENKLLNVDKKIFTLKESIENLEQESNLLKKAQELSQKADVLFANLNSLKDYQREFILQDFNASELAFKLEDTPKNSANEFYKMAKKLKQKAKNINIEREILSEKLDFLINLKDLIAKSASLRELEVLMPKKSKKTKKEELNAGVSSFYFDEFKISVGRNEKANEYLLKIAKKDDIWLHVKDYPSAHVIITSNKLKISQLVLEFAAKLCVEFSKLSSGTYLVDYTSKNFVKVREKAFVNYTNYKTISILKE
- a CDS encoding NTP transferase domain-containing protein, with amino-acid sequence MSEKIPYPCVILCGGKSSRMGEDKSLLQVDDKNLTLYQYEKMSRIFNQVFISTKKDKFHQKNLALILDEDLNNYSPLIALNSILKHFQNTYVFILSVDSPNISKESIFKLFHHLKSQNVLLASTKKHKHYLCGFYHSRNFEKTLQFLQENNHKLALFCDTMKAEFIDFKNENEFINLNYFNEYKKWLHEKDNLTHNMCF
- a CDS encoding phospholipase A; translation: MKKTILPIICAFSALANEDLINQALEYERQGEYKKAMQIYKSLALKDTAKTKNLELSLNNEQNATKEHKIDDFNPRSEALANYLGTEKSYNPFGISTHNLSYFMPVSYSFSKRDYKSTETKFQVSLKKTLFENLLGLNESYNIAYTQISWWQLYEHSSPFRETNYLPEFFINFPVSGHGAFENLKNVRVGLLHESNGQDDPKSRSWNRIYLSNAWFFGDFVFIPRVWLRIPEKSSEDDNPDIEKYLGNFDINLAYTQDDYFINILWRNNLNFANNRGAVEISGAYKISNNGLYIYTQYFNGYGESLIEYNKSSSRLSSGILLMY